Within Trachemys scripta elegans isolate TJP31775 chromosome 12, CAS_Tse_1.0, whole genome shotgun sequence, the genomic segment ccacattttcctcaggagttcatcctggaagatatctcgctgctgagggtgaccggagaagcaagggagggtcttctacaaAAATGTGGctcctgccctggcccatatgcagcttgcctgtgtacAGCAATGGTCCCCGCGCCCCTCATGCCACATTGGTGCGGaaatgttagcctgactgggacaagaacCACgctggctctcccaagaaacctgcgcaGGCGCATTGCCCACGTTCTGAATGAGACTTTTGAGGAGATCACTAAGGCTGATTACTGCGacgtgagagagcacatcaatgcctTATTCCGCATCTAGGCCCCAAGAACCCTCACTGAAAACTttgttcccccccaaaaaagctacttactgggaacctcctctggtgctTGTCCTTTCCCAAGCATCAGCTGCCACGACTGACTGCCTTCCTCCTgactcgagaagagctcctggctgcatgccccGAGGGATGCCGGGgtgtctcccccagccccagcactcTTGCTCCcgctatcctcctcctcctccccccgctctgaAGTGTCCACGGTGGTcattggagtggaggtggggtcgcccccaggtatcgcgtccagctctttgtagaaatggcaggtcgtgggggcagcaccagagcagctgtttgccttgtgggctttgcggtaggcattccacagccCGTTCACTTTAACCCGACACTGcagggtgtcccggtcatggcccctttccatcatgggccttgatatctgcccgaaggtatcgtaattcctccagctggagcgcagctgggactgcacagcttcctccccgcaaatactgatgaggtccagcaactcgccattgttccacactggggatcgcctggtgcatggtcacctggaaagatgcactgagagcctccatgcctggctgagcagacaggaaggggattttcacaattccctgggaatttaaagggcggacctgatggttggtcacctgaggccagggcagtagggtcgaactgatgaccagagtggctagaacaggcattgtgggacacttctggaggccgatcagagtgcattaggtgtccacactggcgccgcgGCGCTCCAGCGGGAGCAGATCAAATGTTAttcctctcatggaggtggagtaccaggagcgctccagccgcCGAGTTATAGCTCTCTACgtaccttgccagtgtggacagggagtaaGGTTCAGTGATCTAGGTGGCTTTATTGCGTATAatgtgcaagtgtagccaaggaaTAAGACTCTTCCCTTATACTAGACATTTCTTGCCCAAGTTGATCATGGCACCCAACCAGCTGTTTTGTCAGGAATATCCATCCGTTTCTGCATTGGGGAATGGCCAAAGgccaattaaaatatttgatgGACTCATTCTATTCATTCCAGTAATCTTTGCATCACACCCagagtaacagatttttttctcttagatAGACATATGTCCCCCTATCCCCCAGTCACCATCATTTCTGATCACCTCATACTTTTTATCTCATCTATCCTCCCTGCACCCTGCAGAGGGAGGAAAgtcccattatccccatttcacagcctGAGAACTGAGGTACACCTATGGGAGTTGGATGCCtcggtgctttggaaaatcccactagactCTAGATCCTTAAATACTTTGATCCCGAGTGACTTGTTGCTTCGGGGGACACGGGAAGTCTGGGATAGAGCAGCGAAAGGAGCCTCGGCATTCACAGCCCCAGGTGAGCGCCCTGCCCCCTGAATGATCCTTCCTCGCTTCCTCGTGTTACTTTCTGAACCCACAGGCAGGTACATTGAGCTCTTGAAGTGAGGAAGTTttctgggtcccaaggagggggaTATGCAAATGGAGGACAGATTTCTGtttaaatatctctctctcttccccggTTGCAACCCGGGAGTCAATCCCGAGcaccctgggtctgtgcagtgaccagccagtcccctgagaaCTCTCCCCTCCCATATCCGGGAAAATGAGACTTTGGCTAACTGTAATTCTCCTTGCTGCGGCTTTGGAAGGTATTCTCTCAGTGATCAATGTATTGAAGGCCGAGGGATTGTTCTCTGGGTGACGCTGCAATGGCCGCGATTGATAACATCGTTTCTCTCTGGGGTCTCTCACCTTTACTGGAACATGTGGTTCATGTGGCTCATTCTTCTCTCATTCACTTACATTCGCTCCTTGAATCCGCTgctgatttttattatatttattatttgcctttttccccttctcccccaggggccgctcGCAGGTGGTTCTGACCCAGAAAGTAGCAAGCCTTTCTGCCTGCAGCCTTCATCACGAATGGctccgctccaccagctgctccgctcctccagccatccctgcaaactgctccactccaccagccacttactgatatatcttcaggctcccccactagttagcACATCACTGAGCGCTGGTGGAGCGGAGCCATTTGtgatgaaggctgcagcagaactccacggagaggtggggcagtcggcctcggaccacgtaaggtgacCCTTAACATCCCGTGTGCCCAACCCATTTCCGCCCAGGCTGCGGGGGTAAAACTGTGCAAGTAAACgtttgaactctggggtggcactgaccagggacagagacttttgggttgttggacttaagaccctcaggggaaaaaggacactgccaaaacttacttggaggtgggtcttttgctcatggtttatgttatgaatcctgtttgtggtgtttccccaacatgatgctgcattgtttccttcctttattaaaaggcttttgctacactcagactctgtgcttgcgagaggggaagtattgcctcctagaggcgcccgggggggtggtatgtaattgtcccaggtcactgggtgggggctcgagacggttttgcattgtgttattgaaacggaacccctggatactgaacccggcccttgttgctgccaactcagagggccAGAaggtttatatatatacacacacatgcaaatgcgcacacacacacacacacacacacagaaaaacttCTCAGACAAGTTCTGGGTGTGTTTAAGGTGAAAATATTGGAATGAAAAGTCTTAGTCAAATTCGGCTCTCACTTAAACTGGCCCACATGAAGAATCAATGCCCTGAACTAAATTCCAGTTTTATACcgagtaactgagaacagaatctgatgTAGCATGGCGTGGGAACTATCCAACCAGTTTACAGCGATGGTCTCCTGCCCTCATCTACTCTTTACTGTGCTGTGCTGTATCCGGAGCCCTGGGACGAGTCACTCAGATCACTGGTAGCAGGAGTGTGTGTCTCTTATGTAAGCAgaggttactttggctggtgtgggatccccagttttctctgttattggagcaggaagaataaagttttgttaccctgattctgtgaatcaaggccagtggaactgttgtatgacagaaggactgagtgagtccttcaccattacctaagtagcacttgcttgacaaggggcatgggctGAATAACTGGCAGTGTCATTTAGAGCCATCATCCCATCTGGGCGAAGGGGGAAAGGACAATTCTTCTGCTACCGATGTGGTCAGGATGGACACAGTGCTGCCAAGTGCCATAATGAAGAAAACCCCTCCTTAGTGTGTGGAAAGCTGAGGATCAGTTGGGAGAGATCCGGTAGCTGCCAGAGAGTCCGGGGACGGGGACCACACAGGCCTGCAGGATTTGAAGATTTCCCCAGAAAAGACCGTCCAGCTGGGACCCCCTCAGGACTGATAGGGCCTCGAGCAGAGGTCATGGTGAAGATTGAAGGGGTGGAGTGTAAAGCCGTGCTTGACACTGGATCTCAAGTGactattatatttcagtcattctaCCATCAAATGCTTAGGCACCTGCCTATACAGCCACTGACTGGCGTTGGTCTGTGTGGCCTCAGCATGGATGAATACCCCTACCAAGGGTATGTCATAGTGCACCTGGAATTCCCAGAGGAGGTTGCTGGGGTAAGGGAAGAGGTGGACACAGCTGCATTAATATGCCCTGACCCTAAAGGAACCTCTGATGTGTCTGTGCTGATAGGGACCAACTCCAGTCTCTTCAAGGTGCTCGCGGATTACTGCAGACGACGGGCTGGGGACCAGTACCTGAATACCCTGATGATCCATATGCTTTGCACTGAAGCCTATAGGAAGATTGAGGGTGCTAAAAAGGAGACATCTGAGCTACCGATTGGGGCGCTGAAGTACATGGGCACAACCCCGTTAGTAGTGCCTGCAAGGACGGAGCAAGAAGTGCTTGTCATGAGTACTCGGCTGAAAGGCAGTAAAGGGGCATTAGCAATGGTAGAGCAGCCAGTTGAAGGAGAGCTCCCGGAAGGAGTGCTGGTCCCCAGTGGAGTCATAACCCTACCTGCTGAAGCCCAGGAAAAGGTGACTATactgattgctaatgaaacaagtcGAGATGTTCTTGTGAAGCAAGGACAAAAGATAGCGGATCTCTTTGAGCCTGAATCAACTGAAAACCCCAGAGTGAGACTCAGGTTCCGACAATAGACCCAGCAAAGTTTGACTTTGGAGATTCACCATTGTCCGAGGAGTGGAAAGATCGTCTGAGGAGGAAACTTTGTGAAAGATCCAAGGTGTTCTCATTGCATGAGTGGGATGTGGGATGTGCAAAAGGAGTAGAGCACAACATCAGACTACATGACTCTCTACCTTTCAGGGAGAGATCTAGGAGGATTGCCCTCTCCGAGATGGAAGATGTGCAACAACATCTTCAGGAGCTGGCTGTGAATGGCATCATTACAGAGTCCCGCAGCCCATACCCCTCACCCTTTCCGGTGGTCcgtaaaaagaatgggaaaatccggatgtgtaTTGACTACCGCACCCTAAACCGCCGTACTGTGGTTGACCAGTACACAATGCCCGAGTCCAAGATGCCTTAGACTGTTTGCTGGGaagccagtggttctctgtgTTGGATCTTCAGAGTGGATACTACCAGATCCCTCTGGGTGAAGCAGATAAGGAGAAGACGGCCTTCATCTGCCCATTAGGGTTTTATCAGTTCGAACGCATGCCCCAAGGGATCTCTGGagcacctgccacatttcaacgtcttatggagaaagttgtgggagacatgaatttactgcaagtgttagtttatttggatgacctgattgtgtttggaagaaccttggaggagcatgaagaaagacttcttaaagtgCTTGATAGGTTAGAGGATTATGGGTTGAAGCTTTCAATTGacaaatgccagttctgcaggaCCTTAGTAAAGTATGTGGGTCACATCGTGTCCCAAGAGGGTGTGAGTACTGATCCCGATAAAATAGAAGCACTCACTACATGGCCATGTCCAAGTAACTACAGAGAACTCAAGACCTTTCTTGGGTTTAGCGGCTACTACCGCAGATTTGTGAAAAAACTATGCTACAATTGTAAAACCTCTGAATGATCTTACCAGGGGATACCAGTCCAGCAAGAACAAATCTAAGACCAAGAATAAGGGGAGGTCCCCAAAGCCTCCTGTGCAGAGACACTATGGCCCCTTCGAACCATTTGGGCCACGGtgggatgagagatgtgaaagggCTTTTCGAGAAATCATTACTTGCCTAACTCATGCTCCGGTCCTAAtctttgctgacccaagcaagcCATTTATCCTGCATACTGATGCCAGTTTGGAGGGTTTGGGAGCAGTACTGTACCAGGAAGTGGAAGGAAGACGTAAACCTGTAGCCTTTGCCAGCCGAGGACTGTCTGATAGTGAAACTCGCTCTCCCACCCACAAGCTGGAGTTCTTggccttgaaatgggccatcactgagaaattTTGAGACTATTTATATGGTGCTCAGTTCCAGGTGTGGACAGACAACAACCCACTGACCTATGTGTTAACAAGTGCTAAGCTGGATGCTACAGGGCAAAGATGGGTGGCCGCTTTGGCTAGCTATGACTTCAGCATTCAATACCGATCAGGGagaagcaatgtagatgcagATGCATTGTCCAGGCGCCCACAGGCACCAGGAGTTGCTGTGATACCCACAGATGGAGTGAGGGCTATTTGCAGTGTGAGTCGCCGGGAGCCAGAGTCCCATGAGAGTCTTCATGGATGTGCTGCAGAAGCTTTGGGCCTGCCCCCTGAATGCGTGCCTTCTGCTTCAGTGAACTATATTGCGTTGGACCAATCTCCTTTGCCCATGCTCAATGCGTCTGACTGGCAGGAAGCCCAGCTGCAAGATATTGACATTCGTGATACACTACTTGCCAAAAGGGAGGGGCGAAGCCCGGCTGTGGTTGTCCCACCTAACCCGGAGGGTAAACTACTATTGAGAGAATGGACCAAACTAAAACTGATCCACGAAGTGTTACATCGGATGACCACCGACCCTTTACAAAAGCACCGAACACAGCTAGTGCTGTCAAAAGAGTACAAagccctggccatgagggcccTGCATGATGACTTTGAACATTTAGGGATGGAGAGGACCCTGGAATTTATTCGTAGTAGGTTCTATTGGCCTCGGATGGCTGAAGATGTTCGCAGGAAATGTGAGACCTGCGCTCgatgtgttcaaaggaaaactctgcccaTGAGGGCTGTATATCTGAAGAACATCACCAGCAACAAACCTCTGGAGCTGGTATGCAttgatttcttgtctttagaagtaAACAAGAGGAATATTGGGAACATTCTAGTAGTGACTGACCATTATACGCGATATGCGCAGGCATATCCCACACGTGATCAGAGGGCCACCACTGTTGCTCGAGTActgtgggagaaatatttctcagtttatggATTTCCAGCCCGGATACACTCGGATCAGGGGCGGGACTTTGAAAGTCATCTTCTGAAGGAGGTACTGAGGATAGCGGGAATTAAAAAGTCTAGGACAACGCCTTATCACCCGCAAGGTGATCCTCAGCCAGAGAGGTTCAACCGAACCCTATTAGATATGTTGGGGACTTTGTGGCCAGAGCAGAAGGCAACCTGGAGCCAACATGTCACATTTCTGGTGCATGCCTACAATGCCACAAAGAATGATGCTACAGGAGTCACCCCATATCTCTTAATGTTTGGGCGAGAACCAAGATTACCCATAGACCTGTGCTTTGgtgtatcagaggatggagatagctatgaaactcatcagcaatatgtatcctgactaagagaaaagctgcgggatgcttatcacttagctacaGCTGTGGCTCGGAAGAACGCAGAATGCAACAAACATCAATATGATGCTAGGGTACGTCTGCAAGAGCTCCAGCCGGGGGACAGAGTCCTGCTGCGAAATTTGggtattgctggcaaacacaagaGAGCCgacagatggaaggcaatacCTTATTTGGTGATGGAAAAGCTAGGAGACCTGCCGGTTTACAAGATCAAACCTGAAAAGGGTCCAGGGCAGACAAAGACAGTGCATAGAAACCTTTTGCTCTCTGTGGGAGAACTGGTAGGCACCACTTATGAGATGGGCCACAACAAGGCAACCGGGCAGAACGAAGGTGCTGGACCAAAGCTGCCCTCCAATGTGGacagccagccccctgcagctaaccTACCCCTATGCAGCACATCCGAGAGggagtctgaggaggaagacacaaccatggtgtatcctgggatggagacaagatttcagtctCGATCAGCTGAATCAAAAGAGagctctgcctcttccaccctaaaccccatggcagaagtatttaggcccatTCCTGACACCCCTGAGCCACTGGTGGGACCCCCATGTGAAGACACACACACGTTATTGGACAGTGGAAACATACAGGTGGAGGATGTCCTGGGCACCTTGGACCCTCCACTGTTAGAACTAGAAATGCAGGGGCCTATGCCAGTAGCCGAGGGGCCCCCAAAGGAAACCTCTCCATCTGTTATTCAAGAGGCTGTCCCCCCTACCACGGCAACAGAGATTCTCAATAGACGAGACAGGATAAAAAGACCAGTAAAACGGTTGACTTATGATGCACCTGGGGTGACTAGTGAGGAACCAATATGTTTAGCACACAGGTTTGTGGAAGCTAAAGTGGGCTATCTGAGGCCCTTTGGAGGGAACCAGTGAGTTTTTATAACAGGGAGTGTGATTTGTCGGGACGACAAATTCTCGGCTGgggggaggatgtaagcagagtcaggatgagctctaccctgacatctggtggtgaattatggcgagtgtggaaaagaactccaggggctgatcttgtttgcataggcacacccactcgcctggcatgaaacaacagcaactcaaagtggttactttggctggtgtgggatccccagtcttctctgttattgggacaggaagaataaagctttgttaccctgattctgtgaatcaaggccagtggaactgttgtatgacggaaggactgagtgagtccttcaccattacctaagtagcacttgcttgacaaggggcatgggctacaaaacccagtgaagggagagaggatgggggcagGTTTTTGTACCTGATTGTATGGGCCCAccctgagggtttgaaacaccaattgcactacctcctctctccactgttgaatatcagagctaactttgattccattatcagaggggtagccgtgttagtctgaatctgtaaaaagcaacagagggtcctgtggcacctttgagactaacagaagtactgggagcatctcaggctgtagatgagcgGATTGGCCAGGGGAGTCAGGACTGTGTAGAAGAGAGACAGCGCTTTGTGCAGGTCTCTCAGCGTGTCGGTGTCTGGCAGCAGATAGACAATGATCAGGGTCCCATAGTAGAGAgtcaccacaatgaggtgggaggagcaggtggaaaaggccttttgccttCCGGTGGTGGAAGGGATTCTGTGTATGGTGGTGATGATGCACACATAGGATGCCAGGGTTAATAGGAAGGGAGGCAGTGTTAATGTGGAGGATAACAGGAAGGTCACAAGAACCATCAGGCGGGTGTCACTGCAGGACAGTTTTACTAACGGGGTGtaatcacaaaagaaatggtcaatttcatcaGGGCCACAAAAAGTCATTTGTGATATCCAACATGTCATGACGGTGCAAGACACAAACCCACTCACCCAAGACCCAGCTGCCAGTCGGAAGCAGACGCTGCCATTCATAAGGGCTGCATAATGCAGTGGTTTGcatatcgctaaataccgatcataagacattgCTGATAAGAGACAACATTCTACAGCTACCAGGGAACCAAA encodes:
- the LOC117885484 gene encoding olfactory receptor 10A4-like, with the protein product MADMERWTGDWRNQTSITEFILLGFGDLPELQTPLFLMFLVIYVVTVAGNILIVVLVVADQHLHTPMYLFLGNLSCLETCYSSTILPRMLASLLTGDRTISVPGCVAQLDFFGSLVAVECCLLSAMSYDRYLAICKPLHYAALMNGSVCFRLAAGSWVSGFVSCTVMTCWISQMTFCGPDEIDHFFCDYTPLVKLSCSDTRLMVLVTFLLSSTLTLPPFLLTLASYVCIITTIHRIPSTTGRQKAFSTCSSHLIVVTLYYGTLIIVYLLPDTDTLRDLHKALSLFYTVLTPLANPLIYSLRCLIL